From Acidimicrobiia bacterium, one genomic window encodes:
- a CDS encoding chloride channel protein, producing the protein MMKLRMQLRTQLRWLIYTIPIGILAGLSSALFLYVLDWVSEIRIENIWLVYLLPLAGFFIGYIYFRYGGESSKGTNLVINQLHEPTKLLPRQMGFFVMVGTWLSHLFGASVGREGTALQLSSSLAEMFFSKLKLLKENDKSRKVILVCAKAGGFGAVFGIPLAGAIFALEVQKIGKLKIELILPVLATSFIGNYMVLLTGYHHFDYPNISFSFNDHLSISFWAKILILGIIFGITSNIFSLSIRFLQKNFSNKIKYSPLRPFIGGIILIIAFYGFGSQYQGLSISLIKDAMYGNNVALSVFAIKILVTVIALSFGFIGGEVTPLFVIGATLGAGLAYSFGRFFKMDVAFIAALGLVAVFGGTSNTPIASAVIGMELFGVAIALPVLLACCVSYMFSVEKGIYHAQARPHHFKIINFIGNRMKSIL; encoded by the coding sequence ATGATGAAGCTAAGAATGCAACTTCGAACACAACTGCGTTGGCTTATTTACACAATTCCCATTGGGATATTGGCCGGGCTCTCATCTGCACTTTTTTTGTATGTTTTAGATTGGGTTAGTGAAATTCGAATTGAAAACATTTGGTTAGTTTATCTATTGCCATTAGCAGGATTTTTTATTGGTTATATATATTTTAGATATGGTGGAGAATCTTCCAAGGGTACGAATTTAGTTATAAACCAGTTACATGAACCAACAAAGCTTTTACCTCGTCAAATGGGCTTTTTCGTTATGGTGGGGACTTGGCTCAGTCACCTATTCGGTGCATCAGTCGGACGTGAAGGTACTGCACTACAACTTTCATCGAGCCTTGCTGAAATGTTTTTTTCGAAGTTAAAATTATTAAAAGAAAATGACAAATCTAGAAAAGTAATTTTAGTTTGTGCAAAAGCTGGTGGATTTGGCGCCGTGTTTGGTATACCTTTAGCCGGCGCAATTTTTGCTTTAGAAGTACAAAAAATTGGAAAACTAAAAATTGAATTGATTTTACCCGTGCTTGCAACATCGTTTATAGGTAACTATATGGTGCTATTAACTGGTTATCATCATTTCGACTATCCAAATATAAGTTTTTCTTTTAATGACCATTTGAGCATTTCATTTTGGGCAAAGATACTAATTTTAGGTATCATTTTTGGTATTACTAGTAATATTTTTTCGCTATCGATTCGATTTTTACAAAAAAACTTTTCTAACAAAATAAAATATTCTCCATTGCGACCATTCATCGGCGGAATCATTTTGATAATTGCTTTCTATGGTTTCGGAAGCCAATACCAAGGCCTGTCTATATCGTTAATTAAAGACGCAATGTATGGGAACAACGTTGCACTTAGCGTTTTCGCAATTAAAATCCTTGTCACAGTAATTGCATTGAGCTTTGGATTTATCGGGGGAGAGGTAACTCCACTATTTGTTATTGGGGCTACACTAGGCGCAGGTTTAGCTTATAGCTTTGGAAGATTTTTCAAAATGGACGTGGCTTTTATCGCTGCTCTCGGTTTAGTAGCAGTATTTGGAGGTACTTCGAATACACCAATCGCCAGTGCAGTAATTGGAATGGAGCTCTTTGGCGTGGCTATTGCCCTGCCAGTTTTGTTGGCTTGTTGTGTATCATATATGTTCTCGGTTGAAAAAGGTATTTACCACGCCCAGGCACG